The Triticum aestivum cultivar Chinese Spring chromosome 7B, IWGSC CS RefSeq v2.1, whole genome shotgun sequence genome window below encodes:
- the LOC123158048 gene encoding expansin-like A4 produces the protein MAAAVAFPHLLLFLVLVSPVACYSASPSYRCDWCPRRSTVSLLPPEASALNGAACGYGDTAAVAELTNAGFHIAAVNAGFFRQGQACGACYQLRCRGRSACAKDGVKVVIVADVPETNSTGRGGRFMINKDAFAALTTAGGGGQLASLVDAAVDVDFRRIPCAYKGKNLAVRVEETSSRDKGHLAVRFLYQGGQTDIVAVEVAQAEIPGATTQSAAAPSPTTWQYTTPREGSLGVWRTSRAPAGPLRLRLVVTAGSGGKWLRTDGAVLPAEWQAGAVYYTGLRVTDVAANTCGGASCSASGDGDEEE, from the coding sequence ATGGCCGCCGCCGTTGCATTTCCCCACCTTCTCCTTTTCCTCGTCTTGGTGTCCCCTGTGGCCTGCTACTCTGCTAGTCCATCTTACCGCTGCGACTGGTGCCCGCGGCGATCCACCGTCTCCCTCCTCCCTCCGGAGGCCAGTGCCCTCAACGGCGCCGCGTGCGGATACGGTGACACGGCGGCGGTGGCTGAGCTCACCAACGCGGGGTTCCACATTGCCGCCGTCAACGCCGGCTTCTTCCGCCAAGGCCAGGCCTGCGGCGCCTGCTACCAGCTGAGGTGCAGGGGCCGGAGCGCGTGCGCCAAGGACGGCGTCAAGGTCGTCATCGTCGCCGACGTGCCGGAGACGAACAGCACAGGCAGGGGCGGGCGGTTCATGATCAACAAGGACGCTTTCGCCGCCTTGACTACTGCTGGTGGCGGTGGCCAGCTCGCGAGCTTGGTAGACGCGGCCGTCGACGTTGACTTCAGGAGGATACCTTGCGCCTACAAAGGCAAGAACCTCGCCGTGAGGGTGGAGGAGACGAGCAGCAGGGACAAGGGCCACCTCGCCGTCAGGTTCCTCTACCAGGGCGGCCAGACCGACATCGTCGCCGTCGAGGTGGCGCAGGCGGAAATTCCTGGTGCCACGACCCAGAgtgccgccgcgccgtcgccgacAACATGGCAGTACACGACGCCGCGCGAGGGGTCGCTGGGGGTGTGGCGCACGTCGCGCGCGCCGGCCGGCCCGCTGCGGCTCCGCCTTGTGGTGACCGCCGGCTCCGGCGGCAAGTGGCTTCGAACGGATGGTGCAGTGCTCCCCGCGGAGTGGCAAGCCGGCGCGGTCTACTACACTGGGCTGCGCGTCACCGACGTCGCTGCAAACACCTGCGgcggcgcctcctgctccgcctccggagacggcgacgaggaggagtag